From the genome of Vicia villosa cultivar HV-30 ecotype Madison, WI linkage group LG2, Vvil1.0, whole genome shotgun sequence, one region includes:
- the LOC131652914 gene encoding uncharacterized protein LOC131652914 translates to MDPPRRAPRTIIDPVPKFRQVGFFAPGAPPDRSLSGPPDPTHSSHPIADTSASLSPVMIPPPRHLSDNLALHARSAALPRRAESITVGGSNSDAPVSPAPSSSYSSRVVVGGDRGFFDGKGNDAGKVVASSFPRGGFDLTALKGNGGGVVVPASGLTTVSVVNDSLGIPEKEKANKGGGSAGEMKDQSTNSKQEKPKPTKAERRAIQEAQRAAKAAAKGEGNKASATAASVNAKPAKAVKQAQKADNASVAASEKKGSDFSHEKDRKKDAPQPRLQYDDKSRVEKAKRRSVVKHTEARNRVELFRHLPQYEHGSQLPDLEAKFFDLEALHPAVYKVGLQYISGDISGGNDRCIAMLQAFQEAIKDYKVPPEKSLGRDLTAKIGSYVSFLNECRPLSISMGNAIRFLKSQIAKLPLTLSEAEAKTSLQSDIERFISEKIILANKVIVKHAVTKIRDGDVLLTYGSSLAVEMILLHAHELGKQFRVVIVDSRPKLRGQQLLRRLVEKGLNCTYTHINAVSYIMHEVSRVFLGAESILSNGTVYSRVGTASVAMVAHASRVPVIVCCEAYKFHERVQLDSICSNELGDPDAISNVQGRVDVNHLDGWSDIENLQLLNLIYDAMPSDYVSMIVTDYGMVPPTSVPVIVREYGREQVWI, encoded by the exons ATGGATCCTCCACGCCGAGCACCCCGCACCATAATCGACCCCGTCCCTAAATTCCGTCAAGTCGGTTTCTTCGCTCCCGGAGCCCCACCCGATCGCTCTCTATCGGGTCCACCCGACCCGACTCACTCTTCTCACCCTATCGCCGACACCTCCGCTTCTCTTTCACCCGTTATGATCCCTCCGCCGCGTCATCTTTCTGATAACCTAGCTCTTCACGCTCGTTCCGCCGCTTTGCCTCGCCGTGCTGAGTCGATTACTGTTGGGGGAAGTAACTCTGATGCTCCCGTTTCGCCGGCGCCGTCGTCTTCGTATTCGAGTAGGGTTGTTGTTGGTGGTGACCGAGGGTTTTTTGATGGGAAGGGGAATGATGCTGGGAAAGTTGTGGCGTCTTCGTTTCCGAGAGGGGGGTTTGATTTGACGGCGTTGAAGGGGAATGGTGGTGGTGTTGTTGTTCCGGCGAGTGGGTTGACTACTGTTTCTGTTGTTAATGATTCGCTTGGGATTCCTG aaaaagaaaaagcaaacaaAGGAGGAGGATCAGCTGGGGAAATGAAAGACCAATCTACTAATTCAAAACAGGAGAAACCAAAACCCACAAAAGCTGAAAGACGTGCAATTCAAGAAGCTCAACGAGCTGCAAAGGCTGCTGCGAAAG GCGAAGGAAATAAGGCGTCTGCAACTGCTGCATCAGTGAATGCAAAACCCGCTAAAGCAGTAAAGCAAGCACAAAAAGCTGATAATGCATCAGTTGCAGCCTCTGAGAAGAAGGGGAGTGATTTCTCCCAtgaaaaagatagaaagaaagatGCTCCTCAACCGCGCTTGCAGTATGATGACAAGAGCCGGGTGGAGAAAGCTAAACGTCGTTCTGTAGTGAAACACACTGAGGCTAGGAACAGAGTTGAGTTATTCAGGCATTTACCACAATATGAACATGGGAGTCAGCTTCCAGATCTTGAGGCAAAGTTTTTCGATCTTGAGGCGTTGCATCCTGCTGTTTATAAG GTTGGTTTGCAGTACATATCTGGAGATATATCTGGTGGCAATGATCGTTGTATTGCAATGCTCCAAGCATTTCAAGAGGCCATCAAAGACTACAAGGTTCCACCTGAGAAGAGTCTTGGGAGAGATTTGACAGCAAAAATTGGCAGTTATGTATCATTTCTTAATGAGTGCCGACCTCTGTCAATCAGCATGGGAAATGCAATTAGATTTCTCAAGAGTCAGATAGCCAAGCTACCTTTAACCTTGTCTGAGGCAGAAGCAAAAACTTCTCTCCAGTCAGATATTGAGCGTTTTATCAGTGAAAAGATCATACTTGCCAACAAGGTGATAGTCAAGCACGCTGTCACCAAAATAAGAGATGGGGATGTTCTTCTAACATACGGGTCATCATTGGCAGTTGAAATGATTCTCTTACATGCACACGAATTAGGAAAACAATTTCGTGTTGTGATAGTTGACTCTCGTCCAAAGCTTAGAGGCCAACAGTTACTCCGCAGGCTTGTGGAGAAAGGTCTTAACTGTACATACACTCATATAAATGCTGTTTCTTACATAATGCATGAAGTTAGTCGAGTTTTTCTGGGTGCTGAATCGATACTTTCTAACGGAACGGTATATTCAAGAGTGGGGACTGCAAGTGTTGCAATGGTTGCTCATGCATCTCGTGTACCAGTCATAGTATGCTGTGAGGCCTATAAATTTCATGAAAGGGTACAGCTAGATTCAATTTGCTCGAATGAACTTG GTGATCCAGATGCCATTTCAAATGTTCAGGGTAGAGTGGATGTCAACCACTTGGATGGTTGGTCCGATATTGAAAATCTGCAACTTCTAAATCTGAT TTATGATGCAATGCCTTCAGATTACGTTTCAATGATAGTCACAGATTATGGCATG GTTCCTCCCACAAGTGTACCTGTAATTGTAAGAGAATATGGGAGAGAACAGGTCTGGATATAA
- the LOC131652915 gene encoding transmembrane ascorbate ferrireductase 2 produces the protein MATPPVVRFPIFATVRAIGVLIILLLLTWVIHFRGGLALFSENKDLIFNVHPVLMVIGLVLINGEGMLAYKTVSGTKNFKKSVHLALQFLALILSIIGLWAAWKFHNDKGIDNFYSLHSWLGLACLFLFFIQLAAGFATFWYPGGSRNSRVALMPWHVFFGTYIYALAIATTTTGLLEKATFLQTNNVISRYSNEAILVNFLGILIVALGGFVILGLVTPTFNKADVIRGNE, from the exons ATGGCGACTCCACCTGTGGTCAGATTTCCGATCTTCGCAACGGTTAGAGCTATTGGAGTTCTCATCATTCTGCTACTCCTAACGTGGGTTATTCATTTCAGGGGAGGTCTCGCTCTCTTTTCCGAAAACAAAGATCTCATCTTCAAT GTTCATCCGGTGTTGATGGTGATTGGGCTTGTTCTAATCAATGGTGAAG GGATGCTTGCATACAAGACAGTATCTGGAActaaaaacttcaaaaaatcagTTCATCTGGCATTACAGTTTCTCGCTCTCATTTTGAGCATAATTGGTCTCTGGGCTGCTTGGAAGTTTCACAATGACAAGGGAATTGACAATTTCTACAGCTTGCATTCATGGTTAGGCCTTGCATGCCTTTTCCTCTTCTTCATCCAg TTGGCTGCTGGATTTGCAACATTTTGGTATCCAGGAGGTTCAAGAAATAGCAGAGTTGCATTAATGCCATGGCATGTATTCTTTGGTACCTATATCTATGCTTTGGCTATAGCTACCACAACCACTGGTCTTTTAGAGAAAGCTACATTCCTTCAAACCAACAATGTCATATCGCGATATTCCAATGAAGCAATTCTGGTCAATTTCTTAGGCATTTTGATTGTTGCTTTAGGTGGCTTTGTTATTCTTGGTCTCGTTACCCCGACTTTTAATAAAGCTGATGTTATAAGAGGAAATGAATGA